One Danio aesculapii chromosome 11, fDanAes4.1, whole genome shotgun sequence genomic region harbors:
- the ap1s2 gene encoding AP-1 complex subunit sigma-2 produces the protein MQFMLLFSRQGKLRLQKWYVPLSDTQKKKISREVIQMVLARKPKMCSFLEWRDLKIVYKRYASLYFCCAVEDQENELITLEIIHRYVELLDKYFGSVCELDIIFNFEKAYYILDEFILGGEAQETSKKNVLKAIEQADMLQEEAETPRSVLEEIGLT, from the exons ATGCAGTTCATGCTGCTTTTTAGCAGGCAGGGAAAGCTGCGGCTTCAGAAATGGTACGTGCCGTTGTCTGAcacacagaaaaagaaaatctccCGTGAGGTCATTCAGATGGTGCTGGCACGCAAACCTAAAATGTGCAGCTTCCTGGAATGGAGGGATTTGAAGATCGTCTATAAAAG ATATGCCAGCCTGTACTTTTGCTGTGCTGTGGAGGACCAGGAAAATGAGTTGATAACCCTGGAGATCATCCACCGATACGTGGAGCTGCTGGACAAGTATTTTGGCAGT GTGTGTGAGCTGGACATTATCTTCAACTTTGAGAAAGCCTATTACATTCTGGATGAGTTTATATTGGGTGGTGAAGCCCAAGAGACATCGAAGAAGAACGTTCTAAAGGCCATAGAGCAAGCGGACATGCTGCAGGAG GAAGCCGAGACACCACGTAGTGTTCTGGAAGAGATTGGCCTGACATAA
- the zrsr2 gene encoding U2 small nuclear ribonucleoprotein auxiliary factor 35 kDa subunit-related protein 2, with protein MTENDCCSIQTETQDSENRLNMCETPAVVLSHKQRRATLKRERRKRKRQALAKIKAENSLQNEELQSENEDNLKVDEESERLHQEWMERERIAQEEFKLKKEREDAAQQRKEEEERRIREEWEEQQRKDKEEREHKEQEKREREEAVQKMLDQAESQLENGGPWKNPDAPKDYGTEKDKANCPFFLKTGACRFGDRCSRKHDHPASSCTLMVRGMFVSFGMEQSRRDDYDTDASLEYSEEELHQQFLDFYEDALPEFKNAGRVVQFKVSCNFEPHLRGNVYIQYETEEQCKEAFVMFNGRWYAGRQLQCEFSPVTRWKTAICGLFDRRKCPKGKHCNFLHVFRNPDNEFWEADRDLHMSPDRGGGFSARHMSGRDGMWSQRGNSSERFQRRRTDRRSHSRERYSYRGRRSRSRERRSRSRERRSRSRERRSRSRERHNRNRERQSRSRSRESRKSENSIRRSTSQREQSRRSRSRSQSRDRLKQSDSADSRKKMSKSNSPEHVSKNGSGKRKSHRKESQSPENTDRMDTHHHKHSKKSKKKKGKKKHKKKKSKSHSSSSSAGSDEESHIEVCAETPSKSQATVDECPAAASSTGSPEDKGEATTLDCCHPEEEIQSTVIDATSSNSISPSG; from the exons ATGACGGAGAATGATTGTTGCTCGATTCAGACAGAGACGCAGGACTCTGAGAACCGGTTGAATATGTGTGAAACTCCTGCTGTTGTGCTTAG TCATAAACAACGACGAGCTACTCTTAAACGAGAAAGAAGGAAAAGAAAACGACAAGCGCTTGCCAAAATAAAAGCAG AGAACAGTTTGCAAAATGAGGAGCTTCAGTCTGAAAATGAAGATAACCTGAAGGTTGATGAGGAGAG TGAGCGGTTACACCAGGAATGGATGGAAAGAGAAAGGATTGCGCAGGAAGAATTCAAGTTAAAGAAGGAACGAGAGGATGCAGCACAACAGAGAAAGGAGGAAGAAGAG CGGAGGATCAGAGAGGAATGGGAGGAGCAGCAAAGAAAAGACAAAGAGGAGCGGGAGCACAAGGAGCAggagaagagagaaagagag GAAGCAGTACAGAAAATGCTGGATCAAGCAGAGAGTCAG CTGGAAAATGGTGGACCCTGGAAAAACCCAGATGCCCCAAAGGATTATGGAACTGAAAAGGACAAGGCAAACTGTCCCTTCTTCCTAAAAACGGGTGCTTGTAGATTTGGAGACCG GTGCTCCCGAAAACACGACCACCCAGCATCCAGCTGCACTCTGATGGTAAGGGGGATGTTTGTGTCATTCGGGATGGAGCAGAGCAGACGTGATGACTACGACACAGATGCCAGTCTGGAGTACAGTGAGGAGGAGTTGCACCAGCAGTTCCTGGATTTCTATGAAGACGCTTTGCCAGAGTTCAAGAACGCAGGGAGAGTAGTACAGTTCAAG GTGAGCTGCAACTTTGAGCCTCACTTAAGAGGAAatgtttacattcagtatgagac AGAGGAACAATGTAAAGAAGCTTTTGTGATGTTTAATGGCCGCTGGTATGCTGGAAGACAACTGCAATGTGAATTCTCCCCTGTGACTAGATGGAAAACAGCTATATGTG GACTATTCGACAGACGGAAATGTCCAAAGGGAAAACACTGCAACTTCCTTCATGTATTCAGAAATCCAGACAATGAATTCTGGGAGGCGGACCGTGATCTCCACATGTCACCTGACCGCGGTGGAGGCTTTTCTGCTCGTCACATGAGTGGCAGAGATGGAATGTGGTCACAACGTGGAAATAGCTCTGAACGATTCCAGCGAAGGAGAACAGACCGAAGGAGTCACAGCCGTGAACGATACAGTTACAGGGGAAGGCGGAGTCGGAGCAGGGAGAGGCGGAGTCGGAGCAGGGAGAGGCGGAGTCGAAGCAGGGAGAGGCGGAGTCGCAGTAGGGAGAGGCACAATCGAAACAGGGAAAGACAGAGTCGTAGCAGAAGCAGAGAGAGCAGGAAGTCTGAGAACTCGATAAGGAGATCAACATCTCAAAGAGAGCAGTCTAGGAGGAGTAGAAGCCGTTCCCAAAGCAGAGATCGATTGAAGCAAAGCGATTCAGCAGACTCTAGAAAAAAGATGTCAAAATCAAACAGTCCAGAACATGTCTCCAAAAATGGGTCTGGAAAAAGGAAGAGTCACAGGAAGGAAAGCCAAAGCCCAGAAAACACTGACCGGATGGATACACATCACCACAAGCACTCGAAAAAGAGCAAGAAGAAGAAGGGCAAAAAGAAGCacaaaaaaaagaagagtaaATCACACAGCTCAAGCTCGTCTGCAGGGTCTGATGAAGAGTCCCACATTGAAGTATGTGCGGAAACACCATCTAAATCACAAGCTACTGTTGATGAATGTCCAGCTGCTGCGTCCAGCACAGGTTCACCAGAAGATAAAGGAGAGGCCACAACTTTGGACTGTTGTCATCCAGAGGAAGAAATCCAGTCCACGGTAATAGATGCTACCAGTTCTAATAGCATCTCACCATCTGGATAA